TTTCCCTCTCTTCTCCTCCTGAAGGGAACCCTATACCTAGGACCGTGAGCCATCTCTTTCACCTCACTTCTTTAATAAACCGTGCTCTTCAAGGAACAGATAAAGCTGGTGCTTGTTCTTGAACTGTCCACCTTTAGCCCTTATGTAGAGCATTCTGTAGGTCTTCCTGTCAATCTTCTTCTGCTCCTTCAACTTTCTCAACTCCTTCCTGAGAGCTCTTATCGTCTTTATCCAAAGCTCCTTCTTACCCATCCTAGCTGTCTTCTTACCCTTTCTGCTTCCAGGACCCCTGTGTCTACCTTTCTTCTTCTGTTCATGCCTAATCCTCGCTCTATACCTACTCTGTCCCTTTATTGGCTTCTTTTTAATGACGCCTTCCTTGATGAGCCTTCTAATATCTTCTCTTGTGATCGCGGATGCTACCTCATCAACCCTCTCAGGGTCAATCCAAATCCTATTCTCACCACACTTTAACAGTTCAGCGGCAATTCTCCTCTGCATTTTAAGCGTGTTCATAATCTCACCTCACAATCTTGGATTCAGAACCTTAATGCCCAGCTCCTCGGCCCTCTTAAGTATCTCAATCCTCTTCTTCTTACCAACAGTGTGGGCTATTCTAGCTGCCTGTCTCTTTGGATCAAGTTTCTCTAATTCCTTGACGTTGTGGATGAGGACTTCCTCATAACCACTTGGATGGAGGCCTCTAACAAGCCTTGGAGAGCTCCAACCAATGCTCGGTGACCTTGGTTTGCCCTTTAGCTTAAGCCTCATCTTGCTGTCTATACCCTTTGGTCTCCTCCACTTTGGATCGTTCTTGAACTTTGGATACCTCCACCACTCCTGCCTAAGGAATCTTGGCTTCTTTCTTTTCAGCTTCGCCCTAACCCTAAGGAGCCTCCTAAATTCCCTCTCGTCCATTTATCTCACCTCAGAACGTTATGGGCTTTCCAGCCTTCTCAACTATGTAAATACCGTCCTGGAATACTCTCCTATCCCACTTCGTTATTCTCGTTGCCTGCTCGATGTTTGCTGCAGTTTGTCCAACGGCCTCCTTGTCTATTCCCTCAACTATTATCTCCTGGCCCTTAACCTTGACTGTGACTCCAGGAAGTATTTTGGCCTTTCTTGGAGCTTTCTCACCTAAGAAGTTCTCTATTATAACCTCATCTCCCTGAACCTTAACCGTTATTGGGAAGTGGCTGTAAACAACTTTAAGCTTGTAAGTGAAACCCTCAGTAACTCCCTTGATCATGTTGTTTATGTGAGCCTTGAACGTCCTAACTATTGCCACGTCCTTCCTCCTTGGAAAGTCCTTGTATATTACTACTTTTCCATCCTCCGTGAATATCTTAACTCCTGGCCAGAAGAACTTCCTCTCTAGCTCGCCCTTTGGGCCCTTAACCTTAACGGTATAATCTTGGACTGTAACCTCAACACCCTCTGGAATCTCAATCTCCTCTCTAATCCATGCATCCACTGGCATCTTTCCCACCTCAGTAGACGTAAGCTATCAATCTCCCTCCAATTCCCTTCTCTCTAGCTTCCTTATGACTCATAACTCCCTGGGACGTGGAGACTATTAAGATTCCAAAGTCGAAGGCAGGCAAGAACCTCTTCTCCCACTTCTCGTATTCGTCAGCCTTTACTGGAAATCTTGGCTTTATTGCGCCGGCCTTGTTTATTCTTCCCAATAGCTGAACTCTGTAAACTCCAGCCCTTCCATCGTCTATGAACTCAAACTCTCCGATGTATCCGTATTTCTGCATCACTCTGAGTACCTCACCTATTAGCTTTGACGCTGGCTTAATGTATATCTCCCTCTTTCCAACCCTCTCACTGTTCGTTATGTGTGATAAGGCATTTGCAAGTGGATCGAGTAGCGTCATCTTTTTTCACCTCACTCATACTTCCTGAAGCCCAATTTTGGAGCTACCTCTCTAAAGCAGTGCCTACAGAGCATTAAGCCATGAATTCTGATGATAGGACCATATTGACCACACCTAATACATCTCCTCGCTCCCTTCCCAAATTTCCTTGGCTTCCTCTTATTATAATCAGCCTTAGCCATACATCACCCCTCCTCTTCAACTATCTCAACCCCAAACTCTTCCATCATGTATAACATTCCCTCCTCTCTCGTTAACTTGTGCCTCGTGGGTATTTTAGCTCTCTTCCTCTTTCTCCTCTTAACCCTAAAGCCTGGCCTCTCAAGTGTTACACAGACATCCATTCCAAATATGCCGATTTCTGGATCGTACTCAACTCCTGGGATGTTGATGTGCTCATCTATTCCAAAGCAAACATTACCGTGTTCGTCAAAGCTTGAAGCTTTTAACTTGTAATCAACGGCAGCGAGCAATCTCTTGAGCATCTCATAGGCTTTCTTACCCCTTAAAGTAACCTTGACAGCTATCGGCTCTCCTCTCCTAATTCCAAAGTCCCTGTTTGTCTTCTTTGCCTTTCTTCTAATAGGCTTTTGTCCTGTTAGCCTCTCAAGCATTATCTCCGCTTTAGTTAATCTTTCACCGCTCTCTCCAACACCTATGTTTATCGTCACCTTCTCTATTCT
The window above is part of the Pyrococcus sp. NA2 genome. Proteins encoded here:
- a CDS encoding 50S ribosomal protein L19e, with product MNTLKMQRRIAAELLKCGENRIWIDPERVDEVASAITREDIRRLIKEGVIKKKPIKGQSRYRARIRHEQKKKGRHRGPGSRKGKKTARMGKKELWIKTIRALRKELRKLKEQKKIDRKTYRMLYIRAKGGQFKNKHQLYLFLEEHGLLKK
- a CDS encoding 50S ribosomal protein L32e gives rise to the protein MDEREFRRLLRVRAKLKRKKPRFLRQEWWRYPKFKNDPKWRRPKGIDSKMRLKLKGKPRSPSIGWSSPRLVRGLHPSGYEEVLIHNVKELEKLDPKRQAARIAHTVGKKKRIEILKRAEELGIKVLNPRL
- a CDS encoding 50S ribosomal protein L6, producing the protein MPVDAWIREEIEIPEGVEVTVQDYTVKVKGPKGELERKFFWPGVKIFTEDGKVVIYKDFPRRKDVAIVRTFKAHINNMIKGVTEGFTYKLKVVYSHFPITVKVQGDEVIIENFLGEKAPRKAKILPGVTVKVKGQEIIVEGIDKEAVGQTAANIEQATRITKWDRRVFQDGIYIVEKAGKPITF
- a CDS encoding 30S ribosomal protein S8, whose amino-acid sequence is MTLLDPLANALSHITNSERVGKREIYIKPASKLIGEVLRVMQKYGYIGEFEFIDDGRAGVYRVQLLGRINKAGAIKPRFPVKADEYEKWEKRFLPAFDFGILIVSTSQGVMSHKEAREKGIGGRLIAYVY
- a CDS encoding 30S ribosomal protein S14, which encodes MAKADYNKRKPRKFGKGARRCIRCGQYGPIIRIHGLMLCRHCFREVAPKLGFRKYE
- a CDS encoding 50S ribosomal protein L5 — translated: MAITIPNREEILADWEAHPMRRPRIEKVTINIGVGESGERLTKAEIMLERLTGQKPIRRKAKKTNRDFGIRRGEPIAVKVTLRGKKAYEMLKRLLAAVDYKLKASSFDEHGNVCFGIDEHINIPGVEYDPEIGIFGMDVCVTLERPGFRVKRRKRKRAKIPTRHKLTREEGMLYMMEEFGVEIVEEEG